A single window of Solanum dulcamara chromosome 5, daSolDulc1.2, whole genome shotgun sequence DNA harbors:
- the LOC129890766 gene encoding uncharacterized protein LOC129890766 has translation MGDNTAPNTSKKQKKDSEVPPNHAKDSKFYNHFLFKASLLVIFVVVLPLFTSEAPDFINQTLQTRSWEVLQLIFVGIAVSYGLFSKKSDETDKEHNTKFDNTQSYVSGLLHASSVFDDDADSHDENKVQTWNNQYHRGNNPVVVENHSLNEQRAINSRISEKPLLLPIRSLKSRVLDDQLEGTDEFSSKSRNGDFVVSSPKKLVDNIEGNVVRPSPIPWRSRSARNMEMKDDGDLVKKIEPFSLRSQSLRSPKTNNNSNSSSPTTLSPSQSRKFSPSLSLSSELQSKIVNEDVVRKKSFRKSNPPPPPPPPPPHFFYKNSPLMKSSSSVTNDNVILSEKELKRSIRSVPMESTRGEKFQTPRKAYSGTAELRPFIGSTRTKEFICPEEVEETFVRNKVTNDKTMHESHNFATKSRFMEFPTEENKEYVEKFLVESDQEDSETESEDYDYFEENAEKTELETQNDEGPDVDKKADEFIAKFREQIRLQRIESIRRSAGQPARNLGR, from the coding sequence ATGGGAGATAACACAGCTCCTAACACCTCCAAGAAACAGAAAAAAGACTCTGAAGTTCCACCAAACCATGCAAAAGATAGTAAGTTCTATAATCATTTTCTCTTCAAAGCTTCACTTCTTGTGATTTTCGTTGTTGTGCTTCCACTTTTCACCTCAGAAGCTCCTGATTTCATTAACCAAACTCTTCAAACAAGAAGTTGGGAAGTTCTTCAGCTGATATTTGTTGGCATAGCTGTTTCATATGGACTTTTTAGCAAAAAAAGTGATGAAACAGACAAGGAACATAACACAAAGTTTGATAATACTCAATCCTATGTATCTGGATTACTTCATGCTTCATCTGTTTTTGATGATGATGCCGATAGTCATGATGAAAACAAAGTTCAGACTTGGAATAATCAATACCATAGAGGTAACAATCCTGTTGTAGTAGAAAATCATAGCCTTAATGAACAGAGAGCTATTAATTCAAGAATTAGCGAAAAGCCTCTGCTTTTACCAATTCGAAGCTTGAAATCGCGTGTTCTTGATGACCAATTGGAAGGAACTGATGAATTTagttcaaaatcaagaaatgGGGATTTTGTAGTGTCAAGTCCTAAGAAATTGGTGGACAATATAGAGGGAAATGTTGTTCGTCCATCGCCTATTCCATGGCGATCAAGATCAGCAAGGAACATGGAGATGAAAGATGATGGTGATTTAGTTAAAAAGATTGAACCATTTTCTTTAAGGTCTCAATCTTTAAGATCACCTAAGACTAATAATAACTCAAATTCCTCTTCACCAACAACTCTTTCTCCTTCACAATCAAGAAAATTCTCCCCTTCATTGTCCTTATCATCAGAATTACAATCCAAGATTGTTAATGAAGATGTAGTGAGAAAGAAAAGTTTTCGTAAATCGAATCCTCCTCCTCcacctccaccaccaccaccacattTCTTCTATAAGAATTCACCTTTGATGAAATCAAGCTCTAGTGTTACAAATGACAATGTAATTTTATCTGAGAAGGAATTGAAGAGAAGCATTAGGAGTGTGCCAATGGAATCGACACGAGGTGAAAAGTTCCAAACACCAAGAAAAGCATATTCAGGAACAGCAGAATTGAGGCCATTCATTGGAAGTACAAGAACAAAAGAATTCATATGCCCTGAAGAAGTGGAAGAAACTTTTGTTAGAAACAAAGTTACAAATGATAAAACGATGCATGAAAGTCACAACTTTGCAACAAAATCAAGATTTATGGAATTCCCAACTGAAGAGAATAAAGAATATGTTGAGAAATTTCTTGTGGAAAGTGATCAGGAGGATTCAGAGACTGAGAGTGAAGATTATGATTACTTTGAAGAAAACGCGGAGAAAACAGAACTTGAAACTCAGAATGATGAAGGGCCAGATGTTGACAAGAAAGCTGATGAGTTTATAGCAAAGTTTAGGGAGCAAATTAGGCTTCAAAGAATTGAATCCATCAGAAGATCAGCAGGACAACCTGCTAGAAACCTTGGAAGATAA